The following are encoded in a window of Rissa tridactyla isolate bRisTri1 chromosome 3, bRisTri1.patW.cur.20221130, whole genome shotgun sequence genomic DNA:
- the TMEM214 gene encoding transmembrane protein 214: MAAAGPAPGGRWEVVRKGRRPAGGTTGSRRALGEANAARALPLAAPIATSDTIFELGFERALKKQNKEQVPPAPVPPEQPHRRQHATKSTKKPPANATKPGKCRSLEEALRALDLADLQKELDKSMSVFPENPSVWVKDLAGYLNYKLQAPRSDPTLSQHAHDYPYCLVSKELRSIIRALLGRSSSVLELFFDHCVYTMLQELDKTPGESLHGYRICIQAVLLDRPKIATMNLGKYLEVLRSHQNRPAKCLTVLWALGQAGFTDLHEGLKVWLGVMLPVLGIKALSPYAVAYLDRLLMMHPNLTKGFGMIGPKDFFPLLDFAFMPNNSLPPSLQEQLRRLYPRLKVLAFGAKPETALHTYFPSFLSRATPSCPPAMKKELLTSMSQCLSLDPLSFSVWRQLYTKHLSQSSLLLNHLLESWDSSSKKVRQSLQETVCSFKVTNEELAARGPNSDQDVAACDAACKELLRRMKGRGFPWSRLLLVLLVFAAGFVLHDIRMHGSFQASSSARLLRSSGVLPASQVAWQKVSHCCLQGYRWLERTLPICGSQAVAILQPPLELLWAKTVEVALSLSQQCSSLLSWAHGSLPWVTEWLQSRVPESLLHFAECVRELLLFLLRSCLLPLLECAATALERGWQHCLDSCNGEVSWDCVREHLTSFTYSSWIYLQNTTLAVKNWALAMISGH, encoded by the exons atggcggcggcgggcccggccccgggcgggcgctggGAGGTGGTGCGCAAGGGACGGCGGCCCGCGGGTGGCACCACCGGCAGCCGCCGCGCCCTGGGCGAGGCTAACGCCGCCCGCGCCCTGCCCCTGGCCG cccccATCGCTACCTCCGACACCATCTTCGAGCTGGGCTTCGAGCGGGCGCTGAAGAAGCAGAACAAGGAGCAggtgccccccgccccggtcccccccGAGCAGCCGCACCGCAGGCAGCACGCCACCAAGAGCACCAAGAAGCCACCGGCCAATGCCACCAAGCCGGGCAAATGCCGCTCGCTGGAGGAAGCCCTGAGAGCC CTCGACCTGGCGGATCTGCAGAAGGAGCTGGATAAAAGCATGAGCGTGTTCCCCGAGAACCCCTCCGTCTGGGTGAAGGACCTGGCCGGCTACCTCAACTACAAGCTGCAGGCCCCCCGCAGCGACCCCACGCTCAGCCAGCACGCCCACG ACTACCCGTACTGCCTGGTGAGCAAGGAGCTGAGGAGCATCATCCGGGCCCTGCTGGGAAGGTCCTCCAGCGTGCTGGAGCTCTTCTTCGACCACTGCGTTTATAccatgctgcaggagctggacaAGACCCCAG GGGAGTCTCTGCACGGGTACAGGATCTGCATCCAGGCGGTGCTCCTGGACAGGCCCAAAATCGCCACCATGAACCTGGGCAAG tACCTGGAGGTGCTGCGCTCCCACCAGAACAGGCCAGCGAAATGCCTGACCGTcctctgggcgctgggacaggcCGGATTCACGGACCTCCACGAGGGCCTGAAAG TGTGGCTCGGCGTCATGCTCCCGGTGCTCGGCATCAAGGCGCTCTCCCCGTACGCCGTTGCCTACCTGGACCGTCTGCTGAT GATGCACCCGAACCTGACCAAAGGCTTTGGTATGATCGGACCCAAGGATTTCTTCCCCCTCCTGGACTTTGCCTTCATGCCCAACAACTCGCTGCCACCCAG CTTGCAGGAGCAGCTGCGGCGGCTCTACCCTCGCCTGAAGGTGCTGGCATTCGGCGCGAAGCCAGAGACGGCGCTGCACACCTacttcccctcctttctctcccgAGCTACACCCAGCTGCCCTCCCGCCATGAAAAAAGAG CTCCTGACCTCCATGAGCCAGTGCCTGAGCCTGGACCCCCTGAGCTTCAGCGTCTGGAGGCAGCTCTACACCAAGCACCTCTCCCAGTCCAG TTTGCTTCTGAACCATCTGCTGGAGTCCTgggacagcagcagcaagaag GTGCGTCAGTCGCTGCAGGAGACGGTTTGCTCCTTCAAGGTAACGAACGAGGAGCTGGCGGCCAGAGGGCCCAACAGCGACCAGGACGTGGCTGCCTGCGATGCCGCCTGCAAG gagctgctgcggAGGATGAAGGGCCGGGGCTTCCCCTGGTCCCGGCTGCTGCTTGTCCTCCTGGTCTTCGCCGCTGGTTTCGTCCTGCACGACATCCGGATGCACGGCTCCTTCCAGG cctcctcctccgcccGCCTGCTCCGCTCCTCGGGCGTCCTGCCGGCTTCGCAGGTGGCCTGGCAGAAGGTCTCCCACTGCTGCCTCCAAGGCTACCG GTGGCTGGAGCGGACCCTGCCCATCTGCGGCTCCCAGGCGGTGGCCATCCTGCAGCCGCCGCTGGAGCTGCTTTGGGCGAAGACCGTCGAGGtggccctgtccctgtcccagcagtgctcctccctgctctcctgggccCACGGCAGCCTGCCCTGGGTCACCGAGTGG CTGCAGTCCCGGGTGCCGGAGTCGCTGCTGCATTTCGCCGAGTGCGTGagggagctgctgctcttcctgctgcGGAGCTGCCTCTTGCCGCTGCTGGAGTGCGCGGCCACCGCgctggagcggggctggcagcactGCCTGGACTCCTGCAA TGGAGAAGTGTCGTGGGACTGCGTGAGGGAGCACCTGACCAGCTTCACTTATTCCTCCTGGATTTATCTGCAAAACACCACCCTAGCCGTCAAAAACTGGGCCTTGGCTATGATTTCCGGACACTGA